TCAATTCACAACCTTTCCTTCcttaaaacaaaactcaaaaacCCAACTTATTTTAAAACCATTTGGATTCAATTCTTTTCCTCCCTAGATTTTTGTATTCGTTAATTTAAACAAAAGACTCAACTTTGCTGCATATAAAACTTTAACTATTATTAAAGATTTAGAATAATAAACATTAGAGTATTCATTTATTAAAAGATTCAGCTTTTAtagtttattattgatatataaggGATTAATTCATATAAAACAAAGGTTATTGTAAGACATATAAGACACAATGAGGATATATAAGTTTCtataatgtataaatatatatagcaaaCACAAGCCGACAATCTAAGAATGTAAAGGGAGTGAGTGTGTGTGAGAAAGTAGAAGCGACCTGTTTGGAATTCCAACAGACACAAGTTTGTCCCAGATGGTACGGATACGGTCGGGGTTTTCGGGATGTGGTTCGCGTTTAGGTGTTGAGTGCTTACACATTCTTTCATCATACACCAGCCCAACACGACGCCGTTTTCCCAAAACCGATGCTGATGAAACTTGAGCTCCATTCCGGCTGATTTGATCGGGCGGGAACTCCATAACACTGTTCAAAAATGAAAGCGGGCAATGAAAGGTGGCGCTTTTGGGAAGTTTTTACTGGGTGTTTGGTTAGTTGGGTTTCTAAGTAAAAATGGACATGAAAATGAGATATCCTCGTATGATGTTTATTCCAAGTAAATGATTTGTATTGTTGATTATAATAAACTCTTTATTTAtggaataattatattttttagaacCCCTATTAATTATTCGAACCCCAACAGTGATATTCAAGGTAGACAAAATACTGCAAGTTGAAACTTACGCACTTCTGTATAACATAAGTGATAACATATACGCCTACACGCTAGACAAATACCCAAATTCATgaaaaatcaagattcaatccAAGCCAACATCCCATCTTCTAGTTCTCTCAAAGAGGGTCCCAGCTAGTCACTTAATCAAAGACCAATTGGTTATGGAATAGTTATCTTATTTGATACAATATAGAGAACTCACGCACTGCTGCCACGTTGCGACGTCGGGTTTTGTTATGTAGTCTACCAACTTTCTAAATAAAGATTAGCATTCTTAATGCCATATATGACGGgtttttttaatgacatgtGTTCCATTAAAACATATAAGTTGAgtttcatctatatctatatctatactatattataaagcaaatccacttttcaactttcaacattcatctatatctatactatattataaagtaaatccacttttcaactttcaacttcaataatatacacatattaatgcatgatgtaccatacatcaatgcatacaactttctctctcctccataaatcattttattcctttaattttttcaaaatcttttatctcaaaaactgtacatcgataaattataaaaattatatgagtgttcttaaaattccatgctctttcattagagatgtcattcgatatactttcgacgaatttttaaatccgagggtggagcccgtacgactaaggttgtatgacatataacctcttatgacctatcacactttatgacctagctatcaccctcatcattttaccgccgcaacgcacgagTACTTGTTCTCATAATTTTTAATGTATGATCGTATTTATCAGTTTATCATATTTAGTTAAATTTTGTCTAACATCATTATTATATGTTAAGGTATAATCTAATTATTTTTTCTcataatcttattttattttatttatttaacccAATGTTATGATGATATGGACTTACAAGTAATGGACcaagtatgtatatatgaaacTCGAAGGTCCAAATGCAACTATTGTGTGTCTGACTACACGAGAGGTGGACTTATTTAGGGCCACTCAGCCACCACACGCCCAGCCCAACGAACCACCGCCTTCTGATATCGCCGGCACCGCACACTTTCCATTAACTGATCAGGTCTGCGTCTTTATCCGATTTACCTTTCTTATCTGCGTTCTGTTTACACTCatacaaataattattataaatcgtGCTTTTAGAGCCTGTGATTTGgggttttatttttaacttactAAACTGCTGGGATCTCTTCGCTTACTTGAATTCAATCTCACAAGCACAGTAGATCTCTCATGTTAGTTAAGCGTGTTTGGGCGAGACTAGTATTATGATTAGGAAGTTCTCAATTAGCAGTTTATAGTAGTATTCTAAAAAAATCAAGTGTTTATGTTTGCTTATTTTGTAGTGAATAAGCACTTTTTACTAAGCAACGTTAAAGGTGTTTGGTTTAAAGTAGCTCAAAAAAGATAACAGTAAGCTATGTGATTCCAAGCAAATTAGGTAATAGAATAAGATTAATTTATTATTCAAAGTAATATGTTGAAGCATGTAACAATGTATTTCTAATTTCTTGGTGTTTATGTTCGAATAAGCTTCCTATAGCGAGTAACCTTGTAATTAGCCTAGTATTCTGATCAAGTTTTCATGTTCCAGCTGTGAACTGAAGTCGAGATTGAATGAGCGGTGCTTCCACATCTGGCAGCTTAAAAGTTGCATTCTCACATTGTGTACAGCAAGTCAGAAACTATGACTACCATCACTACCTCTGCCTTCTTGAGCTACCTACAAATATGCGTCGAGCTGGTTTTGCTCTTCGTGCCTTCAATGTTGAAACGTCCAGGGCAATGGATGTTGCTTCCGACCCCAAGATTGGGTTGATGCGACTTCTTTGGTGGCAAGATGCCATTGACAAAATCTTCAAGAACAAAGTAATTGAACACCCGACAGCCCAGGCGCTTGCATCTGTCATAAATGAGCAGAAAGTCAGCAAGAGCTGGTTGAAGCGGTCTGTTGAGGCTCGTATAAATGATGCTCAAAGAGATGTTGATGATATCTATCAAACAATAGAAGAGTTGGAGAAATACGCTGAAGATACGTCTTCTACTATTCTGTATACAACGCTTCAAGCGGGTGGTATAACATCAACTGCTGCAGATCATGCAGCTTCACATATTGGTAAGGCAAGTGGGCTTCTTTTGCTCATTAAGTCACTTCCTTACCATGCCAACCGTAACCGCCAGTTTTCTTATATACCCGTTAAAGTGGCGGAAAAACATGGGTTATTACTTAAGCAAGGAGAGAGGTTAGAGATTAGAACAAATTCACGTGAGAGGCTTAATGATGCAGTTTTTGATATGGCATCTACGGCTAATGCCCATTTACAGAAAGCTCGGGCCTTGGCTGAATCGGTCCCCAAAGAGGCGCGATCGATACTTTTGCCTGCTGTGCCATCACAGGTAATTCTGGATTCTTTGAGTCGTGTGGGGTTTGATGTGTTTGACCCTAGGCTAAATCGTGGGATTTTGGGCATTCCTCCATTGATGTTTCAGCTAAAACTGAAGTGGCATTCATGGCGGGGTGTATACTAATGATTTtagttttgtttcatttttgcTGATTAATAACAAAGGCATTAGGTATTCTATTTATAGCACCAGATACGAGTGGAGCGCATTGTAGTTCATTCGTATGATGCTCATGATTTTGTACCAAATGTTGTTTATGTTGGATCTCTCATTCACTGACATATATTGAAGGGAGCATGTTATTTTTCTGTGATACAAATATCCCCCCTGCCTTTTACCCTTTTCAACTGCAATTCCCTTCTCAAGTTGGAAGGACAGCCTATTTGAGTTAAGATACAAGTACATAATTAGTTTCAATCCAAGAAATTCTTTATTTAGGAGTGTCCTGAATTATGACTTAGCATAATAGTTATGAAAAATTGCAGATCAATAAAGTCACAACAAGCAAGAGAGAACTGAGCCTTTTCATCTTTTATCACTTTAAAACAATCTATCCACTACAGCAAAAGTATGTTCTAGGACACTTTCAtggaacatttttttttagtggtttccTAAAAAATACTACTACATAATACGGGACGAGTATTATGATGGAACTAATAGGACCCGTAATATGCAAGTCCTAGCTAGTAACTTAACTTATATAGGATGCTTGTCCATTAggctttaataaaaaaaacaatttattgTTGGACACATAATATAGATTTTGAGGTATAGTTTGATACAAATTTAGCCTAAACCATTTGTCTTTTACagaatttttttccaaattagtATAATGagaaaacttatttaccaaattagtatatttttaaaattatttaccaaattagtatgaTTTAATGTTTCATCTAAACTTTTGCTTGAAACTTTACTTATTTGTATGCAAATGGACATCATAGGCCGTCAAAACAACATTTGAGATGCACACGTCTTTTTGATAT
The Erigeron canadensis isolate Cc75 chromosome 2, C_canadensis_v1, whole genome shotgun sequence DNA segment above includes these coding regions:
- the LOC122588672 gene encoding NADH dehydrogenase (ubiquinone) complex I, assembly factor 6, which translates into the protein MSGASTSGSLKVAFSHCVQQVRNYDYHHYLCLLELPTNMRRAGFALRAFNVETSRAMDVASDPKIGLMRLLWWQDAIDKIFKNKVIEHPTAQALASVINEQKVSKSWLKRSVEARINDAQRDVDDIYQTIEELEKYAEDTSSTILYTTLQAGGITSTAADHAASHIGKASGLLLLIKSLPYHANRNRQFSYIPVKVAEKHGLLLKQGERLEIRTNSRERLNDAVFDMASTANAHLQKARALAESVPKEARSILLPAVPSQVILDSLSRVGFDVFDPRLNRGILGIPPLMFQLKLKWHSWRGVY